In Oncorhynchus masou masou isolate Uvic2021 chromosome 11, UVic_Omas_1.1, whole genome shotgun sequence, the genomic stretch CCTCTGGATTAtacccttcccagtccaccaggtactggagcaGACCCCACGATGTTTGGAGTCTAGGAGGGACGTGACGGCATAGGCGGAGCTCCCATTGATGTCTTGGGGAGGTGGAGGAGTGTTGCTAGGGATGGCAACAGCCAGGGGACCAGGAACCATTGGCCTGAGGAGGGAAACCTTGTTGACCCTCCGGAGGACCTTGAAGGGGCTGACTTGAAGTGAGGCTGACTGTGACTCCCTGTTTCTCCATGAATGCTTTCCATACCCATGATGTGAATAGGATGCCATGATTGGAGATGATGTCCTTCCTCTGGAAgtccatagtgccggaagacctgCTGGAACAGTGCCTCAGTGACCTGGAGAGCGTTatggagaaatgggagagagggataaaaaaGCAGAAATTAGAGAATCTGGCAACAACAACCATAATAGTAGTGAAACCCTCAGAAGAGGTGAGATCAGTGATGAAATCAATGAACAGATGAGACCAAGGCCGCTGAGACACAGGAAGGTGAAGGAGTGTGCTGGGGAGATTTAGTTTGGGCACATAGCGAGCAGAAGTTGACATAGCGAGCAACGTCCTGTGCCAAGGTGGGGCCAGCAGTACTTTCCGGAGATGCATTGAATAGTGCAGGCGATATCTGGGTGTCCAGCGATGAGGGATGTGTGTGCCCAAGTCAACAGCCGATCCCTTATCACCGTGGGAACGTAGGTATGCTCTGGAGGACAGATAGCAGGCGCGGGTTCCCTCTCCAGAGCCTGGCGAAGGTCCCCATCTACGTCTCAAAGCACAGGGGTAATGACTCTGGAGGACGGATAgcctggggcagcagggtagcctagtggttagagagttggactcgtaatcgaaaggttgcaggtttgaatccccgagctgacaaggcagttaaccgacTGTTAACCCActtggccatcattgaaaataagaatttgttcttaactgacttgcctagttaaataaaggtaaaacaaactCGGGAGGAAGGAATTATTGGTGCACTCAAGACAGGAACCTCTCCTGAATCGATGAGACGGGACAGGGCATCAGCTTTGATGTTCTTTGAACTTGGGCGATATGACAAGGTGAAGTCAAATCTAGTGAAGAAAAGGGCCTACCTTGCTTGCCGCGGGATCAGCCGCCTCGCTGTCTGTATTTACTCCAGGTTCCGATGGTTGGTGAGGATGAGAAATGCGCcctccagccagtgtctccactctTCGAATGCCAACTTACCACCTAGAACTCCTGGTCACCGACATCATAGTTTCTCACTGCAGGAGATGGTTTTCTTTATTCTTTtattaattatatttttttacccttttttctccccaatttcgtgatatccaattggtagttacagtcttttcctatcactgcaactcctgtacggactagGGAGAGGCCATTTGTCCTCCCCGAAACACTTCTTCttcacactgctcacttaacccagaagccagcaaCTCCAATGTGTCGGACGAAAGACCGTATAACTGGTGACCatgtcagcatgcatgcgcccggcccaccacaggagtcactagagcacgatGGCACTAGgacatcccggccagccaaaccctcccctaacataGACAACGCTGTGTCAATTGTTtgtcacctcatgggtctcccagtcgctgcAATACAGCCGGGGATCGTAGTGATGCATCAAGCACTGCAGTGCCATAGACccctgcgccacttgggaggcccacGGAAGTTTTTGAGTAGTATGCACATGGATACAATTTCTGTGGGTTACCATGACGTTGGGACAGGACGGCCCCAACGCCCACTTCTGAAGCATCCACCTACACCATGAAGGGCAACGTAGGATCTGGGTGTTTCGGCAACGGGGTGGAGGGGAAACGTCCATTCAGTATACGGAAGGCCTTATCGGCTGCTGGACTCCACACCAACTTATGGGGACCACccttgaggagagaggtgagaggagaagcGATAGAGCTGAAGTTCCTAATGAAGCGGCAGTAGAAGTTAGCAATCCTCAAAAAATGTTGTAGCCCCTTTATGGTGGTTGAGACTGGCCATGACCTGATTGTATCGACCTTCCTCTTCTTTATCGTCACTCCCTGTGGACTGATCTGGTATCCTAAGAAGTAGAAAGCGGCCTGATAGAACTGCCACTTCTCCGCTTTCACATACAGGTGATTCTCCAGGAGGTGTTCCAGGACTACTCTGACGTGGGTGATGTGATCCTCCAAGGTGGCCCTCTTGACTACAAAGAAGAAGCCTGCTAATGCAGGGGAGGTGGACATAAAACCCTGTTGGTGAACCTCCTGGATGTGCTCCTCCATAGCCTTGATTTCAGCTTCTGACAAAGGGTAGATGTGGCTGCACGGAGGCGCAGAGTCTGCAAGCAGGTCGATGGCACCGTCCCAAGGGCGATGAGGAGGGTGAATGTGTCAAGGACTTGGGGCTGGATCTAATCCATATAGCGGAAGATCCGTGTTAAAATTGAAGGTTGTTTATGATTGAGCTGACAAATGCAGCATTTACAGTGAATCAGTGAGGAAGAGGCAAAATCTGTTCACGCGGGATTACAGCGATAAGCAGACTTTTTTTTACAAGCATGCCTTTGGGATGACGTCTCCCACTGTTAGAGCGGAGACAAGACCATCTCAtcattatatacagtatctctgcgTGAATGTGGTCTCCACGAGCTCGGGAACAACTCTCCCTTAGAACCTACTTCTCTGGTTTTAAACGGCCTACGGTATGTGGCATTGATAAGTCAGAAACATCAATTCTAgcgtcaaaattgactacaaagtgtaaataggataatatTGGTCATAAAGTAAGTCTTGTCCAAAACAGTTTTGTGAGCAAGTTCATCACGACTTACTGGAGGGTTGGGTATGGATTACAATCATGCCCACTTGCCCAGTGCCCACTGACACGAGAGAAGCAGCTGTGCTGATTGTGCTCTACACCATAGTcctctccaagctcatcaccaagctgtggacctttaaaaaaatatagctgatatggctgacttgcttaagcAAATGTGATTTCTACTGACAATCGAGATGTACAAATTATGGcttaaggggacgacaagcggataggAGGTAATTTCGCTTAAGACATGAGCGggctaggacggacgtagtcaatataactatttgttcagcacttttgaaatgtatagtgacagaattcagaacatgggccgttcttacagtattctccctgcaCACAAAGTCAGAACCATAGAATAAAAAAAGggagcatataagcagacaatgaaagcttttACAATATTAGATTaatacatttctctaaaacaggctataggctacatatgCACCAACAAATCAGAGCAGTAtgctaagttatgagggggaaagggaccaaattattagggtgaggcacatgggctactaacagcttactacgcaacatacacttagtattacgttcttagctacagtatacatatctctctagcatattacataatttatgcagtagCATACAAGCcctttttggactcaccttgtgctgttctcacttgaacaggaaggtggcgctgCGGTCCATCTTGTGGGAAAATTTGTCATCTAAATTTGTCTTCAAAGTCTGGCATTCACttgatttatggtgctttcaagacaactgggaactatgggaaaaaataaaggttgaatcatgatatCAGTGATTTTCAGTTCTAGAAAGAGGACCGTATTCCCGACTTGGAATTTCGAGTTTGATTacagttcaaaacgtattttcctaTTAAGAGCTTGTtttttcccgagttcccagttgtcttgaactcactgatgTCTGAGacttcccagttccgagtttccagttgttttgaacacagcaGAAGTAATGCCGGATTGatagcatggccaatgtattcaaccttttagGCTAATAATAGCCTAAACAAACCGCTATAGCTCCGTCTTTACATGCTTGAGCCAACAATATCTTTGCATATATTGTTGAGCATTTGACACTATAGGAAACGCACTACAATGCAAAACCCAAACTCTTTTACCAAACTAATTTGATCCAAATCAACTTCCACCAGCAGTGCTGACCTCCTCTGTCCTGCGTTTTTCCCTGTGTTGAGATGGCCAGCTATCTTATTCCCTGTCCTTGAGCTGACATAACTGCAGTGCATCAGTTCCCCCTTTCAAACAGGGAACCCATCCACACTGaatgaaaacatttttttcctGTAAATTAACAAAGATGCAAACAACTCATTCACTCATAATGTATTCAACATTTTCTGGCTAATGGTgtatgtttatccttttaagttTGGAAAAGAggcccttaaacccagacttggatcacacacccactccactgaatagcaggctagtgattgctttgcaacactttcagttagccactgattccatccaaaccactcattgttgaatttgcgatttccaacttgttgtgtaaggtttatgtccaatggccgatgagcaccactAAATttgatctataatttctcttcatatgacaaggattgaaaaggatttgcctgtagattgtcaacttgattcaagatgatgactgcttgtctagcttgctagcttagATTTTTAAATTATGATGTTGACATGTTCAATCCAATCATAGCTATGGTAGATATAaagtgatttgacgtcattttatctgtggccaatgaccttgagccttcttggatggacacttctaatgtaactattGTAGCAACAAAGCGGCTtcatttcaaataaaataaaataaatgtttttggtcacatacatatatttaactgatgttattgcgggtgtagcgaaatgcttgtgttgctacctcccaacagtgcagtaatatctaacaattcacaacaatacacacaaatgtaaaagtaaaataatggaattaagaaatatataaatattaggacgagcaatgtcagagtggcactgactaaaatacagtagaatagaatacagtttaaAATGTACATGTGAAattagtaaaacagtatgtaaacattattaaagtgactagtgtccACTATGAAAGTGAGCAGTGAttctatgtctatgtatatagggcagccggctagtgatggctatttaacagtctgatggccttgagacagaagctgtttttcagtctctcggtcccagctttgatgcacctgtactgaccttgccttctggatgacaggggggtgaacaggctgtggcttggATGGTTGATGAacttttgaccttcctgtgacatcgggtgttgtaggtgtcctggagggcaggcagtgtgcccccagatatgcgttgggcagaccgcaccaccctctggagagccatgcGGTTGCGGATGGTGCCGTATCTGTATTGAAAGACTCaggtgaaggccaaattacagaggaggaactgctTGAGGCAATTGGGGCCTTTTAAGGATGGGAAAACTCCatggctggatggcataccagtggtaTACTCAAAGAACCATTATTGgcttgttttaaccactcctatataaatggtagattatcagacacgcaacaagaaggtctgatatcattattactaaaacaggacccaagtggtatatataaagatccagtccattaaaaaaattggagacctcttacacttcagtgttgtgatgcaaaaaccctagcaaaatgcttggcacatagaattaaaaaagtattgtcagatattattcatcctaatcagacaggttttttacatgggcgatacattggagataatataagacaagtactggaaacaatagaacactatgaaatattggggacaccaggcctggttttcatagctgattttgaaaaggcttttggtaaagtacgactggagtttatatataaatgcctagaacatttcaattttggggaatctCTTATAGAATGGGTTAAGATTATGTATattaaccctaggtgtaaaatagtaaataatggctatctcagaaagttttaaactatctagaggagtaaaacaaggttgtccactatcggcatatctatttattattgccatcgaaatgttagctggtAAGATCAgatcaaacaataatattaagggattagaaatccgtgGCTTAAAACCTAAGGTCTCactgtatgctgatgattcatgttttcatTTACAACCACAATTAGAGTCTCTCCACGGCCtcttagaggatctagatactttggctatcctctctggattaaaaccaaattatgataaatgtaccatattacgtattggatcactaaaaaatgcacattttacattaccatgtagtttaccgattaaatggtctgacggagacgtggacatactcggtatacaaatctcaaaagaaagaaatgatctcactccaatacatttttatagaaagttagtaaaaatagataagatcttgctacaatggaaaggaaaatacctgtctatttgtggaaaaatcaccctgattaactctttagtcatatcacagtttacctatttgcgtATAGTTTTACCTACACCTAGTGATCTGCtctttaaattatatgaacaaaaataatcaattttatttggaacggcaagccagataaaattaaaagggcctatttatataacgaatatgaattcggtgggcagaaatgattaaatatgaaagcattagacctctcactaaaggcatcagtcatacaaaagttatacttaattACAAACTGGTTCTCCAGTCAATTGGTACAAATGTCTCATCCTAAATTTAGGAAGGGCCTTTtcgcctttattcagattacacctgctcactttcggttgtttgaaaaggaaataatctccaaaatatctttattttttaaaaaagccttagaaagttggttgcaatttcagtttaatccacctgaaaggaCTGAAAACAAAtagtacaacaaatattgtggttaaattcaaatatactaattgattaaaaaaactgTATTTATCGAAGAAATTTTTAAAAAAGGTATaattttagtgaatgatatcataaataggactggtggagttatgtcacacatgcagctaacacagacatatggaaatgtctgctctacccaaaattacaaccaattaattgcagcattaccacaaaaatggaagaggcaaggaGAAGGGGgggaaagtaaggaacttgtatgtcggccctgtattaaagaacatgaatggtgaaagaaaagtgtgataaataaaaacatataccaagGACCAAAAAACTTatagctgtgccatataaattgcaaaatagttagGATGAGATTTTCGattacccattccatggcacatggtttatgaattgatacgcaaaacaacgctggattcaaaacttcacatttttcaatataaattactatacaaaattcttgcaactcatagaatgttatatatatggggtatacaatcttcccagctctgcagattctgctgtgaggaggcagagtcattagatcatttattttggtattgtccatatgtagctcgtttttggttttaggtccaggaatggctgaagaattgcaacatttgcctagaactaacgctacagatagcaatactgggtgctttgaaaagccatagtcaatcaatcaataatataataattattttagcaaaaacaTGTATtgttaatttacaatctgtagaagctatgagaataggtaggttcaattattttgtgaagcatcacagcacagttgaaaaatatatggcaaatagaaatctgAAATGGCTgttgttgagagatagatgggaggggttgagtggagatgaagggtgggactaataacaagataaacaatgtaAAGCATACGagatctgtaaaatgtatataggttcggaacttttgtgaaataacatagttacaaatagaaatcaaactggatggacatcagaaatagaggaaggactaagaacaaacaagagagaactattgtaaagtagactgtctgtaaaatgtgtataagatgtataaattgaaggtaaaagcagaagtgtttattggtttactccaattgggggatcggtggtagggtttgtggggaataataataaaggtatcttaaaaaaaagtatgtatgtctatataggtatgtgtatatatgtataggtatgtgtatatatgcgtatatgtatgcatgcgtgtatggatatatatatttaccaaaaacatatgggggattggaaatgatgcagacaattacattggaagcaacattctttccccaatattaagctgatccatccacaattcctgacatttaatcctagtaaacattctctgtcttaggtcagttaggatcaacactttattttaagaaagtgaaatgtcagaataatagtagggggaatgatttatttcagcttttatttctttcatcacattcccagtgggtcagaagtttacatacactcaattattatttggaagcattgcttttaaaatgttttacttgggtcaaatgttttgggtagccttccacaagcttcccataataagttgggtgaatgttggccattcctcctgacagagctggtgtaactgagccaggtttgtaggcctccttgctcacatatgctttttcagttctgcccacacattttctataggattgaggtcagggctttgtgatggacactccaattccttgactttgttgtccttaagccattttgcagcaactttggaagtatgcttggggtcattgtccatttggaagacccatttacgaccaagctataacttcctgactgatgtcttgagttgttgcttcaatatatccacatgcatttccttcctcatgacatctattttgtgaagtgcaccagtctctcctgcagcaaagcacccccaccacatgatgctgccacccccgtgcttcacggttgggataggtgttctttggcttgcaagcctccccttttttcctccaaacataaagatggttattatggccaaacagttctatttttgtttcatcagaccagaggacatttctccaaaaagtacaatctttgtcctcatgtgaaGTTGCGAactgcagtctggcttttttatggcggttttggagcagtggattctaaCTTGCTGTGCGGCCTTTTAGTTTATGTtgatataagactcgttttactgtggatatagatattttgtacctgtttcctctagcatcttcacaaggtcctttgctgttgttctgggattgatttgcacttttcgcaccaaagtaagtttatctctaggagaaaaaacgcgtctccttcctgagtggtatgacggctgtgtggtcccatgttgtttaaacttgcatactattgtttgtacagatgaacgtggtaccttcaggtgtttggaaattgctcccaaggataaaccagatttgtggaggtctacaatgttttttctgaggtcttcgctgatttcttttgatgttcccatgatgtcaagcaaagaggcactgagtttgaaggtaggccttgaaatacatccacatgttcacctccaattgactcaaatgatgtaaattagcctatcagaagcttctaaagccatggcataattttatggaattttccaagctgtttaaaggcacagtcaacttagtgtgtgcaaactggccaagataaagcatagcagtgtgaacagacaacacagagttacacatggagtaaacaattaacaagtcaataacacagtagaaaaaaaagagaatctatatacattgtgtgcaaaaggcatgaggaggtaggcgaataattacaattttgcagattaacactagagtgataaatgatcagatggtcatgtacaggtagagatattggtgtgcaaaaaagcagaaaagtaaataaatataaacagtatggggatgaggtaggtcaaattcggtgggctatttaccgatagactatgtacagctgcagcaatcggttagctgctcagatagcagatgtttgaatttggtgagggagataaaagtctccaacttcagcgatttttgcaattcgttccagtcacaggcagcagagaactggaacaaaaggcggccaaatgaggtgttggctttagggatgatcagtgagatacacctgctggagcgcgtgctacgggtgggtgttgccatcgtgaccagtgaactgagataaggcggagctttacctagcatggactggtagatgacctggagccagtgggtctggcgacgaatatgtagcgagggccagccgactagagcatacaggtcgcagtggtgggtggtataaggtgctgtgataaactgcatccagtttgctgagtagagtgttggaagctattttgtagatgacatcgtcgaagtcgaggatcggtaggatagtcagttttactagggtaagttcggaggcgtgagtgaaggaggctttgttgcggaatagaaagccgactctagatttgattttatattggagatgtttgatatgagtctggaaggagagtttacagtctagccagacacctaggtacttatagatttccacatattctaggtcagaatcatccagggtggtgatgctagtcgggagtgcgggtgcaggcagcgaacggttgaaaagcatgcatttggttttactagcgtttaagagcagttggaggccacggaaggagtgttgtatggcattgaagctcgtttggaggttagatagcacagtgtccaagggcgcctcgtctgcgtagaggtggatcagggaatcgccctcAGCAAGAGCgccatcattgatatatacagagaaaagagtctgcccgagaattgaaccctgtggtacccccatagagacttccagaggaccggacagcatgccctccgatttgacatatggtactggtactcactggATATAGTGCCATTCAAATATTGTAttccttgtgttactatttttattTTGATTCTAATGTTTTACctctgcattgttgagaagggttcataagcatttcacggttgagtctacacccgttgtattcagcgcatgtgacaagtaaagtttgatttgatatcagGTGCGTGCGCGTCTATCCAATCATAGTAAGAAGTGTGCAACTGCAGCCCTCAATTCAGGGTGTTGCTGCATGTCTTCATTCCTGCATATGCAGGAACCCCTCTTTATACTTCTATTGGTCAATTTTTAAGCTATGACTCCAGTACATAGGCGGGAGGCAGTGGTGCTCCAGAGCAGTAGATGGCGGTAATGAACCATAACCTTGGATGCCAACTGTCAATAAACCCCATAGAAGAAGAGGCACGGGTAACAATGGTAGCTAGCTATAGCAAGTACTGGTAGAGTGTCTTTCGCCACCTGCCTGTTGGGCACGGTTTTCTCCGGTACAGAGCAGGTGGGAGGCAGGGTGGCACATGGTGTCACTAACTAGCAAGCTACCACATGGTGTCGCTCCTGCCTGCTGTGCTGGTGGCAGGCGGGGTTGACCGGTAGACAATGTCCTTGACCCCAGCCTTCCGGGCACTGTTTTCTCCGATACACAGCAGGTGGGAGGTGAGGGTGAAACAGTGTGCTAGTTAGCTAAATAGCACATGGTGTTgctaactagcaagctagctagttagttagcacACGGTGTCGCTCCAACCTCCCGCCTGCTGTACTAGCGGGAGGTGGAGGGCAACCGGTAGACTGTGTACTTCGCCCCTGCCTGTCGGCACTGTTTTCCCGCAGTGCTGTTAATGATGGTGAGGGCAGGTATTTGGCAGCTGGGAGTGAAGGACACTGTCTAATCCCAATAGCTAGAAAA encodes the following:
- the LOC135547865 gene encoding uncharacterized protein LOC135547865 → MEEHIQEVHQQGFMSTSPALAGFFFVVKRATLEDHITHVRVVLEHLLENHLYVKAEKWQFYQAAFYFLGYQISPQGVTIKKRKVDTIRSWPVSTTIKGLQHFLRIANFYCRFIRNFSSIASPLTSLLKGGPHKLVWSPAADKAFRILNGRFPSTPLPKHPDPTLPFMV